In the genome of Desulfovibrio desulfuricans, one region contains:
- a CDS encoding MFS transporter, producing MPMKHRRLHAAQQTDASLREALAAICRGSFLVVTCINMLLMTDYYLIFVTGTAHVQKTFGTSLSTAGLTSGIMVIGCLVGRFLTGNQLSTFGGKPCLLAGLLLFTASIGGLFMVDSLPMLFVQRFAAGFGVGVAGTATGAIVAYVVPVRFHGLGIGLFTMSAALALALGPFLGIFLSLRYGYHTLMLLNAGISLLCLGIFCFLRNLPPMRHPARPVLSLYSYIDPRVVRFSLVALAVCPSYGCIQAFLPSFAAEHDLTSTASIFFLCYAGAALLTRPHSGRLFDRHGEHVILYPALLLTALALYVLSRAESAAALLGAGLLLGVGFANFQSVGQAVSLSLVSRSRYAQATTTFYIFFDLGIGLGPYIFGHLIPSMGYSGMYLTLSIVVLASVGIYRLVHGGRTR from the coding sequence ATGCCCATGAAACACCGTCGCCTCCACGCAGCCCAGCAGACTGATGCCAGTTTGCGCGAGGCCCTTGCCGCCATTTGCCGGGGCAGCTTTTTGGTTGTCACCTGCATCAACATGCTGTTGATGACGGACTACTATCTCATTTTTGTCACGGGCACGGCCCATGTGCAAAAAACCTTTGGCACCAGCCTGAGCACAGCGGGGCTGACCTCCGGAATCATGGTCATCGGCTGCCTTGTGGGGAGATTCCTTACCGGCAACCAGCTTTCCACATTTGGGGGCAAGCCCTGCCTGCTGGCAGGGCTGCTGCTGTTCACCGCGAGCATTGGCGGCCTTTTTATGGTGGATTCGCTCCCCATGCTTTTTGTACAGCGCTTTGCGGCCGGTTTTGGCGTGGGCGTGGCCGGAACCGCCACAGGAGCCATTGTGGCTTACGTTGTTCCTGTACGTTTTCATGGTCTGGGCATAGGCCTTTTTACCATGAGCGCCGCTCTGGCGCTGGCCCTTGGGCCATTTTTGGGCATTTTCCTTTCCCTCAGGTACGGATACCACACCCTCATGCTGCTCAATGCGGGCATCAGTCTGCTGTGCCTGGGTATTTTCTGCTTTTTGCGCAACCTGCCGCCCATGCGCCACCCTGCGCGCCCGGTATTGAGCCTGTACAGCTATATTGACCCGCGAGTGGTACGCTTTTCGCTGGTGGCTCTTGCCGTATGTCCGAGCTATGGCTGCATACAGGCATTTTTACCTTCTTTTGCGGCGGAGCACGACCTCACGAGCACCGCCAGCATATTCTTTTTGTGTTACGCCGGGGCGGCCTTGCTTACGCGGCCCCATAGCGGCCGCCTGTTTGACCGACACGGCGAACACGTGATTTTGTACCCCGCCCTGCTGCTCACGGCTCTGGCCCTGTATGTGCTTTCGCGCGCCGAAAGCGCAGCCGCGCTGCTGGGCGCGGGGCTGCTGCTGGGCGTGGGCTTTGCCAACTTTCAGTCTGTGGGGCAGGCGGTATCCCTCTCGCTGGTTTCACGCTCGCGCTATGCGCAGGCGACCACAACATTCTACATATTCTTTGACCTCGGAATCGGCCTTGGGCCTTACATATTCGGCCATCTTATCCCCTCAATGGGCTACAGCGGCATGTATCTGACCCTGAGCATCGTAGTTTTGGCTTCTGTTGGTATATATCGCCTTGTCCACGGTGGACGGACGCGCTGA
- a CDS encoding tetratricopeptide repeat protein: MANKKPKKKSADTPTAVQPSAPADTTSTPETAPQAEQPHGISKVSKGVFFVGIAVALVLGVYVGSLVPSVFTQEPAQQTPAGQTQTASQPSAQPSGQAKQDNQPPIPPELAAKIASMEQNVLANPKDAHNWTDLGNLYFDTGQSRKAASAYERSLALAPDNADVLTDLGIMYRELGEYDKAVTSFRRASSVNPRHENAMFNEGVVLYFDLKRKDDAMKAWQRLLAVNPAARAPDGQSVSDVIRNLR, translated from the coding sequence ATGGCAAACAAAAAGCCCAAAAAAAAGTCCGCAGATACTCCCACGGCAGTGCAGCCTTCCGCGCCCGCCGACACCACATCCACCCCGGAAACAGCCCCCCAGGCTGAACAGCCCCACGGCATCAGCAAGGTCAGCAAGGGTGTTTTTTTTGTAGGCATCGCCGTGGCCCTTGTGCTGGGCGTCTATGTGGGCAGCCTTGTGCCGTCAGTGTTCACGCAGGAGCCAGCGCAGCAGACGCCCGCAGGCCAGACGCAGACGGCCTCGCAGCCTTCCGCTCAGCCTTCCGGCCAGGCCAAGCAGGACAACCAGCCTCCCATTCCGCCTGAGCTGGCAGCCAAAATCGCCTCCATGGAACAAAATGTCCTTGCCAACCCCAAGGACGCGCATAACTGGACAGACCTTGGCAACCTCTATTTTGACACCGGCCAGTCGCGCAAGGCCGCCAGCGCCTACGAACGTTCTCTGGCTCTTGCGCCCGACAATGCCGATGTGCTGACAGACCTTGGCATCATGTACCGCGAGCTTGGCGAATACGACAAGGCCGTGACGAGTTTCCGCCGCGCCTCCAGCGTGAACCCCCGGCATGAAAACGCCATGTTCAACGAGGGCGTGGTGCTTTACTTCGACCTCAAGCGCAAGGATGACGCCATGAAGGCATGGCAACGTCTGCTGGCAGTCAACCCCGCTGCGCGCGCTCCTGACGGGCAGTCCGTTTCTGACGTAATCAGAAACCTGCGCTAG
- a CDS encoding MarR family winged helix-turn-helix transcriptional regulator, which produces MELVYKWITLANRHYYMYLNRALAPFGINSSQYLFILNLCRDPGITQDKLPERICVNKSNVARTLAQLEKKGLIRRQVNPGDKRTAAVFPTERARELYPRIMEVIATWDDAVTSVLSAQEKENLLEFMQRVADKAAALRGASPAALRK; this is translated from the coding sequence ATGGAACTTGTCTATAAATGGATCACGCTGGCCAACCGGCATTACTACATGTATCTCAACCGCGCACTCGCACCCTTTGGCATCAATAGCAGCCAGTATCTGTTCATTCTCAACCTGTGCCGCGACCCTGGCATCACTCAGGACAAATTGCCCGAACGTATCTGCGTGAACAAAAGCAACGTTGCCCGCACTCTGGCCCAGCTTGAGAAGAAAGGGCTTATCCGGCGGCAGGTCAATCCTGGGGACAAGCGCACAGCCGCGGTTTTTCCCACCGAGCGGGCACGGGAGCTGTACCCGCGGATAATGGAAGTTATTGCAACATGGGATGATGCCGTGACCAGCGTGCTCAGCGCGCAGGAAAAGGAAAATCTGCTTGAGTTCATGCAGCGCGTGGCGGACAAGGCCGCTGCCCTGCGCGGGGCAAGCCCCGCGGCCCTCAGAAAGTAG
- the mutY gene encoding A/G-specific adenine glycosylase has product MNRKTSKPQPATLPGMPEQAAASTHLPPQNHLGDLQNSLLDWFAANQRRLPWRVNYTPYEVWISEVMLQQTQMERGVSYFNRWMQRFPDIATLAAASEEDVLRQWEGLGYYSRARHILTAARKIMAEHGGVFPSELEAIRGLPGVGPYTAGAVASIAFGEKLPCVDANVERVIARIFDVDSPVKQNPAAGIIHRWALRLVPEGRSREHNQAMMELGALVCGKKPRCAECPLARFCISLHLGITDQRPVPGKRATITPVNAVTGVLCCGNRIFVQKRPPAGVWGNLWEFPGGRVEPDESPEQATVREFMEETGFAVRVAAQHGIIRHGYTTYRLTLHCFGLEFDSADAPDSQITPPLPPVLSAATEARWVTPQDLDALAMPAAHRKLADKLFAIGKDSAVAANTAAPRQTNLPLKKP; this is encoded by the coding sequence ATGAACCGCAAGACTTCCAAGCCCCAACCGGCAACACTGCCGGGCATGCCGGAACAGGCCGCTGCCAGCACGCATCTGCCGCCCCAGAATCACCTTGGCGACCTGCAAAACTCCCTGCTCGACTGGTTTGCCGCAAACCAGCGCCGCCTGCCGTGGCGGGTCAACTACACGCCCTACGAAGTATGGATTTCCGAGGTCATGCTTCAACAAACCCAAATGGAGCGGGGCGTCAGCTACTTTAACCGCTGGATGCAGCGCTTCCCCGACATAGCAACTCTCGCCGCCGCCAGCGAGGAAGACGTGCTGCGCCAGTGGGAAGGCCTTGGCTACTATTCACGCGCCAGACACATCCTGACCGCCGCCCGTAAAATCATGGCGGAACACGGCGGCGTTTTTCCCTCGGAGCTTGAAGCCATCCGAGGTCTGCCCGGTGTTGGCCCTTACACGGCAGGCGCGGTGGCAAGCATTGCCTTTGGTGAAAAGCTGCCATGCGTGGACGCCAATGTGGAGCGCGTCATTGCGCGCATCTTTGATGTGGACAGCCCCGTAAAGCAGAACCCGGCGGCGGGCATCATTCACCGCTGGGCCTTGCGGCTGGTGCCCGAGGGCAGGTCGCGGGAACATAATCAGGCCATGATGGAGCTTGGAGCTCTTGTTTGCGGCAAAAAGCCACGCTGTGCAGAGTGCCCCCTGGCCCGGTTCTGCATCAGCCTGCATCTTGGCATCACAGACCAGCGCCCGGTGCCCGGGAAGCGAGCCACCATCACGCCCGTTAACGCCGTGACCGGGGTTTTATGCTGCGGCAACAGAATATTTGTGCAAAAGCGCCCGCCTGCGGGCGTGTGGGGCAATCTGTGGGAATTTCCCGGCGGCCGGGTTGAGCCGGACGAAAGCCCGGAACAGGCCACAGTGCGGGAATTTATGGAAGAAACGGGCTTTGCCGTGCGTGTGGCGGCACAGCACGGGATTATCCGGCACGGATATACCACCTACCGCCTGACGCTGCACTGTTTTGGGCTTGAGTTTGACAGCGCGGACGCACCAGACTCGCAGATAACCCCGCCGCTGCCGCCGGTGCTTTCCGCCGCCACCGAGGCTCGCTGGGTCACGCCGCAAGATCTGGACGCCCTGGCAATGCCCGCTGCGCACCGCAAGCTGGCGGACAAGCTTTTTGCTATTGGAAAAGACAGCGCTGTCGCCGCAAATACGGCTGCACCCCGTCAGACAAATCTGCCCCTGAAAAAACCATAG
- a CDS encoding L-serine ammonia-lyase, which yields MLSVFDLFKIGIGPSSSHTIGPMIAGKAFAGELAVLGMLPLVGRVKVELYGSLALTGEGHGTIGAVLAGIEGEEPQEVDIAHMARRTADLQNNADLVLMCAYTIPFNFERDVCQHKGIFLPKHSNAMTLSAFSADGELIYSKNFYSIGGGFIRTDDDFDSPRELYAAPPYPYEKASELFDICARENKTIAQIVMANEVFWRSESEVSERVTAIIDVMREAVERGCYTDGVLPGGYNVRRRAPNLLRKVSALQAAGRRDLSLWPMLYAFAVAEENASGGRIVTAPTNGAAGIVPAVLLYYLNFYPHATDDGARDFLLTAGAIGLFYKLNASISGAEVGCQGEVGVACSMAAGAYCAVTGGNVKQVEVAAEIGMEHNLGLTCDPVGGLVQIPCIERNGVAAERAVNCAQLSRLEDGRQRVISLDDIIEVMYRTGLDLQSRYKETSLGGLAEAVAKVMERKKMVPGASGN from the coding sequence ATGCTCAGCGTTTTTGATCTGTTCAAGATCGGCATAGGGCCGTCCAGTTCCCATACCATTGGCCCCATGATTGCGGGCAAGGCCTTTGCGGGCGAACTTGCCGTTTTGGGCATGCTGCCTCTGGTAGGCCGGGTAAAGGTGGAGCTTTATGGTTCACTGGCGCTCACCGGCGAGGGGCACGGCACCATTGGGGCCGTGCTGGCAGGCATTGAGGGGGAAGAACCGCAGGAGGTGGACATTGCCCATATGGCCCGCCGTACTGCAGATCTGCAAAACAATGCCGACCTTGTGCTCATGTGTGCCTACACCATCCCTTTTAATTTTGAGCGCGATGTGTGTCAGCACAAGGGCATATTTTTACCCAAACATTCCAATGCCATGACGCTTTCGGCCTTCAGCGCCGACGGCGAGCTGATATACTCCAAGAATTTCTATTCCATCGGCGGCGGGTTTATCCGCACGGACGATGATTTTGACAGCCCGCGCGAACTGTACGCCGCGCCCCCCTATCCGTACGAAAAGGCTTCGGAGCTTTTTGACATCTGCGCCCGCGAAAACAAGACCATCGCGCAGATCGTTATGGCCAACGAAGTATTCTGGCGGTCTGAAAGCGAGGTCAGCGAGCGCGTAACTGCCATCATAGACGTCATGCGTGAAGCCGTGGAACGCGGTTGCTATACTGACGGCGTGCTGCCGGGCGGGTACAATGTGCGACGCCGTGCGCCCAACCTGCTGCGCAAGGTCAGCGCCCTGCAGGCAGCCGGGCGGCGCGACCTGAGCCTGTGGCCCATGCTCTACGCCTTTGCCGTGGCGGAAGAAAACGCCTCAGGCGGGCGCATTGTGACCGCGCCCACCAATGGCGCGGCGGGTATTGTGCCGGCCGTGCTGCTGTATTATCTGAATTTTTACCCCCACGCGACGGATGACGGCGCCCGTGATTTTTTGCTCACTGCCGGAGCCATTGGCCTGTTCTACAAGCTCAATGCGTCCATTTCCGGCGCGGAGGTGGGCTGCCAGGGCGAAGTTGGCGTGGCCTGCTCCATGGCTGCTGGCGCGTACTGCGCGGTTACGGGCGGCAACGTCAAACAGGTGGAAGTGGCGGCGGAGATCGGCATGGAACACAACCTCGGCCTTACCTGCGATCCTGTGGGGGGGCTGGTGCAGATTCCCTGTATCGAACGCAACGGCGTGGCCGCGGAGCGAGCGGTCAACTGCGCCCAGTTGTCGCGGCTGGAAGACGGGCGGCAGCGGGTGATCTCGCTGGATGATATTATTGAGGTCATGTACCGCACCGGGCTTGATTTGCAGTCCCGCTACAAGGAAACCTCGCTCGGCGGGCTGGCCGAAGCCGTAGCCAAGGTTATGGAACGCAAAAAGATGGTTCCGGGGGCATCCGGCAACTAG
- a CDS encoding HdeA/HdeB family chaperone: MKKVCFAIVLAAVLALPMTASAKSDKIDFGKLPCSSFVQLDAQTMTMFYFWLDGYASAKTGDTTLDVNAVENNLTQIMKVCKQNPKKTVLSVIAD; this comes from the coding sequence ATGAAAAAAGTATGTTTTGCAATCGTGCTGGCGGCCGTGCTTGCCTTGCCCATGACTGCCTCGGCAAAGAGCGACAAGATAGATTTCGGCAAGCTGCCTTGCAGTTCGTTTGTGCAGTTGGACGCCCAGACCATGACCATGTTCTATTTCTGGCTTGATGGTTATGCCAGCGCCAAAACCGGCGACACGACCCTGGATGTCAACGCTGTGGAAAACAACCTGACCCAGATTATGAAGGTCTGCAAACAGAACCCCAAAAAGACCGTGCTTTCGGTCATTGCCGACTAA